From Syngnathoides biaculeatus isolate LvHL_M chromosome 19, ASM1980259v1, whole genome shotgun sequence, a single genomic window includes:
- the svila gene encoding supervillin a isoform X1 gives MNRKERISRRLEGIDGEGHPSLLPNLVANRLLEEDTPRYTRASDSCEPCGVTVQKYGMEEFENPDMPPVVPQQQSGTKYKSDPKTSNHNDHVYSSSSSTKGAPELESKAERIARYKAERRRQLAERYGIALDQEPDTDYPSRYTRTLKEPEGSERHNRAEFVADEESDITMNSYACTSSPRRGGQSVPRHSRPETDFERSRGRVDSFSERERLMNLENQRRAAAPEPSTYMDVTSLSSSARVPAKDYTTTGVPPSSPKMSRHPSLPSPKHGASPGDLFIEQQAHNILNRHGIRVRERLAKDDAPRSVAEAAAFRRQFQHQPCVRYNTEPPIPQQSHSHPLRHPHAQISQSGPPAASDIPGYPSYLSMTSGAPSRAEQLPDEESEETGGILTEGLLRSRKAVLPSEIRRRERSTEDPFRGIVEDEMRSSKAHIEVEDPARRGHRGRARWETAELSRNMTHTSHDQETGGRSRELENAIYVHKGVSASHIRPKAADARPGGGSIPTAANPGDREQRQRSSHRHMRRPQELKTSNAESHQDSRVSVAQLRNSYMESSTTPPSRRRAELSRVSAELTSNEADEEKLDERAKLSVAAKRSLFRELEKNIGSGKPRSRNAAVDRRLRRTQDRSRTQPVTTEEVVIAATLQASSHHNGVAREQAPETRQETHNCKMEEHTQAQEEPDLCTLSLAEKMALFNRLAQPPARVARTRGDTRQRRNNARYQTQPITQGDMEQLQNGASSRFEPLSSSSTGRGGGGTVSTDHAGDIHLTRGPSVVEIAPLNDDKPLPLSRLDNRARGPHGPVDGDGQPYRVSQHAEEGTEPAGGKRRLPSPEGAVSQAAPPQPRSGRERREEEEERWASGGRLDENPHNSDCHMSLEWQEEKTYLWEEVHRAACQRSRTFSEELPEPTSVRSRAASASSRGACQAPEADAYRDDGELTSRPLQSELEDELCDAMTAKHMSIKQRVALLRKSGEDDWRNRINKKQDAVKVAVGEQHAHLWEVEETFKKKGDEELMIDDLAVSDQLWRITEAAMESQRMEAQMSIQERKEQIEAQEEAWKSKGHGAANDSTQFTVAARMLKKGLASPAALQSSSPKPKNGSLAVSKPQDDIQAGPDLDLESDRKLEKLESFLGKINSKAALPEASVTVTEKKVTEVMSLEDETFSKFYRPVEELPTITSKVELVDDFDAIFGPQVPTLMSDMVQHKRAVRPTRNVQASKNPLKMLAAREDIRHEYTEQRLNVGLLESRRMKAEKMNKNSSLSDVALAGLASKENFSNVNLRSVNISEQMSNNSAVPYKKLMLLQVKGRRHIQTRLVEPRASSLNSGDCFLLITPHHCFLWTGEFANVIEKNKASELGNFIQSKRDLGCRADCVQVIEEGVNAHSHAAKEFWKILGGHLGYQSAGTPDEDELYEAAIVETNCIYRLIDNKLVPDDDFWAKIPRCSLLKPKEVLVFDFGSEMYIWHGKEVTLAQRKVAFQLAKHLWNGTFDYTNCDINPLDPGECNPLIPKKGQGRPDWAVFGRLTHHNETTLFKEKFLDWSDSRKTPSPTRKSSNHINNQKEQPAPDQPQAYDAALMMPLQQAPVCTVVDGLNVGRGYGLVEGDDRRCYEITTLAVEVWHILEFDYSRLPRQSIGQFHEGDTYVVKWKYMVSTAVGKRQNPEQLKTAGPGKEKCCYFFWQGRNSTVSEKGTSALMTVELDEERGAQIQVLQGKEPPCFLQCFKGRMIVHAGKREEEEENSQNDWRLYCVRGEVEGESHLVEVVCHCSSLRSRVCMLLLSVSQSLIYLWHGCKSQAHTREVAHTAAGAIRDHCPLEAGLHSSSKVTIRECNEGAEPPGFWEALGRRDRKAYDCMLQDPGRFNFTPRLYQLSSSSGDFVAVEFLYPARDTRKVNAMPFLQEDLYSTSQPALFLVDNHHEVYLWQGWWPRDSESTGSARMRWDSDRKCAMETVLQYCGEKNPKKAPKAYLIHAGLEPLTFTNMFPSWEHREDIAEITEREAEVCNQIILVEDVLARLCQTMYPLEDLLARPLPEGVDPLRLEVYLSDHDFQKGLEMTREDYASLPVWKQMNLKKSKGLF, from the exons ATGAACAG AAAGGAACGTATTTCTCGGCGATTGGAGGGCATAGATGGTGAGGGGCACCCGTCTCTTCTGCCTAATTTGGTTGCCAACCGGCTTCTGGAAGAGGATACACCACGATACACGAGAGCCTCCGACTCCTGCGAGCCCTGTGGTG TTACAGTCCAAAAGTATGgaatggaagagtttgaaaatcCAGATATGCCGCCAGTGGTTCCGCAGCAACAGTCCGGAACTAAATACAAATCCGATCCCAAGACTTCCAATCACAACGATCATGTCTACAGTTCATCCTCATCCACCAAGGGTGCTCCAGAGCTAGAGTCTAAGGCTGAGCGCATTGCCCGCTACAAGGCGGAACGCCGTCGACAGCTAGCAGAGCGTTATGGAATCGCTTTGGACCAGGAGCCAGACACGGACTATCCATCTCGGTACACTCGTACTCTGAAAGAGCCTGAGGGCTCCGAAAGGCACAACAGAGCGGAGTTTGTTGCAGATGAAGAGAGCGACATCACGATGAACTCCTACGCTTGCACCAGTAGCCCCAGGAGAGGCGGGCAAAGCGTGCCCCGGCACAGCCGTCCCGAGACTGACTTTGAAAGGAGTCGAGGCAGAGTAGACTCGTTCTCGGAGAGGGAGAGACTCATGAATCTGGAGAATCAACGCAGGGCCGCTGCTCCTGAGCCATCCacttacatggatgttacatcATTGTCCTCTAGCGCGAGGGTGCCTGCCAAGGACTACACAACCACAGGCGTCCCACCCAGCTCACCCAAGATGAGCAGACATCCCTCTCTCCCCTCACCGAAACACGGGGCGTCACCTGGGGACCTCTTTATTGAGCAGCAGGCCCACAACATACTCAACAGACATGG AATTAGAGTTAGAGAGAGGCTTGCAAAGGACGATGCTCCCAGAAGTGTTGCAGAGGCGGCGGCATTCCGCAGACAATTTCAGCATCAGCCGTGCGTGCGGTACAACACAGAACCACCGATTCCCCAGCAGAGCCACTCACACCCTCTCCGTCACCCACATGCTCAGATCTCTCAGTCTGGCCCACCAGCGGCATCAGATATTCCCGGTTATCCCAGTTATCTGTCCATGACTTCTGGTGCTCCGTCCAGAGCGGAGCAGCTTCCGGATGAAGAAAGTGAGGAGACGGGCGGCATTTTAACAGAGGGCCTCCTGCGTAGTAGGAAAGCAGTACTGCCGTCAGAGATCCGCCGCAGGGAGAGGAGCACTGAGGACCCATTTAGGGGAATAGTAGAAGATGAGATGAGGAGCTCCAAAGCGCACATTGAGGTTGAAGATCCTGCAAGAAGAGGTCACAGAGGCAGAGCGAGATGGGAAACTGCTGAGCTCTCCAGAAACATGACGCACACAAGCCATGACCAAGAAACCGGCGGTAGGTCCAGAGAGCTGGAAAATGCCATTTATGTCCACAAAGGGGTGTCTGCATCTCACATCCGACCCAAGGCAGCGGACGCACGCCCAGGAGGAGGATCCATCCCTACTGCCGCAAATCCTGGTGATCGAGAGCAACGGCAAAGGAGCTCGCATCGCCACATGCGCCGTCCTCAGGAGCTCAAGACAAGTAACGCAGAGAGTCACCAGGACAGCCGTGTTTCAGTGGCCCAGCTCAGAAATTCTTACATGGAAAGCTCCACCACGCCTCCAAGCAGACGCAGAGCTGAACT GTCCCGTGTGAGCGCCGAGTTGACTTCCAATGAAG CTGATGAAGAGAAGCTCGATGAACGGGCCAAGCTTAGCGTAGCGGCCAAGCGCTCTCTCTTCAGG GAACTGGAGAAAAACATCGGGAGTGGAAAACCCCGGTCAAGGAATGCCGCAGTGGACCGGAGGCTGAGGCGGACCCAGGACCGATCCAGAACTCAGCCAGTCACCACTGAGGAGGTGGTCATCGCCGCCAC TCTGCAGGCGTCGTCGCATCACAACGGCGTCGCCCGGGAACAAGCGCCAGAGACTCGGCAAGAGACTCACAACTGTAAAATGGAGGAACACACCCAGGCCCAGGAAGAACCTGACCTCTGCACGCTCAGCTTGGCGGAGAAAATGGCGCTGTTTAACCGGCTGGCTCAGCCCCCCGCCAGAGTCGCTAGAACCAGGGGGGACACTCGCCAGCGCAGGAACAACGCTCGCTACCAGACGCAACCCATCACTCAGGGCGATATGGAGCAG CTTCAAAATGGTGCAAGTTCTCGGTTTGAACCCCTCTCGTCATCCAGCACGGGACGAGGAGGCGGCGGCACAGTGTCCACCGACCATGCAGGAGACATCCACTTGACTAGGGGGCCGTCTGTGGTTGAAATCGCCCCCCTGAACGACGACAAGCCGCTGCCCCTTTCCCGCCTCGACAACCGAGCCCGGGGGCCCCACGGCCCCGTGGACGGCGATGGGCAGCCTTATCGGGTGTCGCAACACGCTGAGGAAGGAACAGAACCGGCAGGGGGGAAGAGGAGGCTGCCCTCTCCTGAGGGAGCAGTCAGCCAGGCTGCCCCGCCTCAGCCTCGCTCTGGAAGAGAGAgaagggaggaagaggaggagcggTGGGCATCCGGGGGGAGGTTGGATGAAAACCCGCACAACTCCGATTGTCACATGTCGCTAGAAtggcaggaagaaaagacttaTCTGTGGGAGGAAGTGCACCGTGCAGCCTGCCAGAGGAGCCGAACATTCAGTGAAG AGCTACCCGAGCCCACTTCGGTGAGGTCCAGGGCAGCATCGGCTTCATCCAGGGGCGCGTGCCAGGCTCCCGAGGCGGACGCCTACCGTGACGACGGGGAACTGACAAGCCGCCCGTTGCAATCCGAACTGGAAGACGAGCTGTGCGACGCGATGACGGCCAAACACATGTCCATCAAACAGAG ggtGGCGTTGTTGAGGAAAAGTGGCGAGGACGACTGGAGGAACCGGATCAATAAGAAGCAGGATGCAGTGAAGGTTGCTGTGGGCGAGCAGCACGCTCACTTGTGGGAGGTGGAGGAGACCTTCAAGAAGAAG GGCGATGAAGAACTGATGATTGATGATCTTGCCGTGTCTGACCAACTATGG AGAATCACTGAAGCCGCAATGGAGTCCCAGAGGATGGAGGCGCAGATGTCCATCCAGGAGAGGAAAGAGCAGATCGAGGCTCAAGAGGAGGCCTGGAAGTCCAAAGGTCACGGCGCCGCCAACGATTCCACCCAGTTCACTGTGGCCGCCCGCATGCTGAAGAAAG GGTTGGCCTCGCCCGCTGCTCTGCAATCTTCATCACCAAAACCCAAGAACGGCAGCCTCGCCGTCTCCAAACCACAAGATg ACATCCAGGCCGGACCGGATCTGGACCTGGAGTCGGACAGGAAACTGGAAAAGCTCGAGTCGTTCCTCGGCAAGATCAATAGTAAAG CGGCGCTCCCAGAAGCTAGCGTGACGGTGACGGAGAAGAAGGTTACAGAAGTTATGTCACTGGAAGATGAGACTTTTTCCAAGTTCTACCGCCCGGTGGAGGAGCTGCCGACCATCACCAGCAAGGTGGAGCTTGTTGACGACTTTGACGCCATCTTCGGGCCGCAGGTTCCGAC GCTGATGTCGGACATGGTGCAGCACAAGCGAGCGGTGCGCCCGACGCGTAACGTTCAAGCCTCTAAGAACCCTCTAAAGATGCTCGCTGCCAGAGAGGACATCAGACACGAGTACACTGAGCAGCGCCTCAACGTGGGCCTGCTCGAGAGCAGGAGGATGAAGGCTGAGAAAA TGAACAAGAACTCCAGTTTGTCTGACGTTGCCTTGGCGGGTCTCGCCAGCAAAGAGAACTTCAGCAATGTGAACCTGCGCAGCGTGAACATCTCGGAGCAGATGTCCAACAATAGTGCAGTGCCCTACAAGAAACTGATGCTCTTGCAGGTCAAAG GCCGCCGGCATATCCAGACCAGACTAGTGGAGCCAAGAGCGTCATCGCTGAACAGCGGCGACTGTTTCCTCCTCATCACTCCCCATCACTGCTTCCTCTGGACGGGAGAGTTTGCCAACGTCATCGAGAAGAACAAG GCTTCAGAGTTGGGCAACTTCATCCAGAGCAAGAGAGATCTGGGTTGTCGCGCCGACTGCGTCCAGGTCATCGAGGAAGGCGTCAATGCTCACAGCCACGCTGCCAAGGAGTTCTGGAAGATCCTGGGAGGCCACTTGGGTTACCAGT CAGCGGGAACACCCGATGAAGATGAACTTTACGAGGCCGCCATTGTGGAGACGAACTGTATTTACCGTCTCATCGACAATAAACTGGTGCCGGATGATGATTTTTGGGCCAAGATACCTCGCTGTTCCTTGCTCAAACCAAAGGAG GTTCTGGTTTTTGACTTTGGCAGCGAGATGTACATTTGGCATGGGAAGGAAGTGACGCTGGCTCAGAGGAAGGTGGCCTTCCAGCTGGCAAAACACCTGTGGAACGGAACTTTTGACTACACAAACTGCGACATCAACCCGCTGGATCCTGGAGAGTGCAACCCCCTCATTCCCAA GAAGGGCCAGGGGCGTCCGGACTGGGCGGTGTTTGGCAGACTGACTCATCACAACGAAACCACTCTGTTCAAAGAGAAGTTCTTGGACTGGAGTGATTCCAGGAAAACCCCCAGCCCCACTAGAAAGAGCAGCAACCACATCAATAACCAAAAG GAGCAGCCCGCCCCAGATCAGCCCCAAGCGTACGACGCCGCCCTCATGATGCCCCTCCAGCAGGCGCCCGTCTGCACCGTTGTGGACGGCTTGAATGTCGGCCGGGGCTACGGTCTGGTGGAGGGGGACGACCGGCGCTGCTACGAGATCACCACGCTTGCCGTGGAGGTGTGGCACATCCTGGAGTTCGACTACAGCCGCCTGCCGCGCCAAAGCATCGGCCAGTTCCACGAGGGGGATACATATGTGGTCAAGTGGAAGTACATGGTCAGCACGGCAG TTGGGAAACGCCAAAACCCGGAACAGCTGAAGACTGCGGGGCCCGGCAAAGAGAAatgctgctacttcttttggcAGGGTCGCAACTCCACAGTCAGCGAGAAAGGAACATCGGCGCTCATGACGGTTGAGTTGGATGAGGAAAGAGGAGCGCAG ATTCAAGTCCTGCAGGGAAAAGAACCCCCGTGTTTCCTGCAGTGCTTCAAAGGAAGGATGATCGTCCACGCGGGGaagagagaagaggaggaggaaaactcACAAA ACGACTGGCGTCTGTACTGCGTGCGAGGGGAAGTGGAAGGGGAGAGCCACCTTGTGGAAGTGGTATGCCACTGCAGCAGTCTGCGCTCCAGAGTCTGCATGCTCCTGCTGAGCGTCAGCCAGTCCCTCATCTACCTGTGGCACGGCTGCAAGTCTCAGGCGCACACGCGGGAGGTGGCGCACACCGCCGCCGGCGCCATCAGAGACCA CTGCCCCCTGGAGGCAGGCCTCCACAGCAGCAGCAAGGTGACCATCCGTGAATGCAACGAGGGAGCCGAACCGCCGGGATTCTGGGAGGCCCTTGGCAGGAGGGACAGGAAAGCGTATGACTGCATGCTGCAAG ACCCTGGCAGGTTCAACTTCACACCGCGTCTGTACCAGCTGAGCAGCAGTTCGGGGGACTTTGTAGCCGTAGAATTTCTCTACCCGGCCAGAGACACCCGGAAGGTTAACGCCATGCCCTTCCTGCAGGAGGACCTTTATTCTACCTCCCAACCAG CTTTGTTCCTGGTGGATAATCACCACGAAGTGTACCTGTGGCAGGGTTGGTGGCCTCGGGACAGCGAGAGCACCGGCTCGGCCCGGATGCGCTGGGACTCGGACCGGAAGTGTGCAATGGAGACGGTGCTGCAGTACTGCGGAG AGAAGAATCCGAAAAAGGCCCCCAAGGCGTATCTGATCCACGCCGGCCTGGAGCCCCTcaccttcaccaacatgttccCCAGTTGGGAGCACCGGGAGGACATCGCTGAGATCACCGAGCGG gaGGCCGAGGTGTGTAACCAGATCATCCTGGTGGAGGATGTGTTAGCCAGACTATGTCAGACCATGTACCCTCTAGAAGATCTCCTGGCCCGGCCGCTGCCCGAGGGCGTTGACCCCCTGCGGCTTGAGGTCTACCTCTCGGACCACGACTTCCAG AAAGGTTTGGAGATGACGAGAGAAGACTACGCCAGTCTGCCCGTGTGGAAGCAGATGAACTTGAAGAAAAGCAAAGGGCTTTTCTAA